Proteins encoded within one genomic window of Streptomyces sp. NBC_00523:
- a CDS encoding SCO1664 family protein translates to MPAPERIPPGRLTDAEHVALLAEGTLTVLGQVRGASNAVLYCSVAHEGAEAYCVYKPVAGEQPLWDFPDGTLAQREVAAYEVSEAMGWGLVPPTVLRDGPYGQGMCQLWIEAEEPGEDEPGLLALVEDEEPGEGWKAVAFAEVGEGKTALLVHADDPRLRRLAVLDAVINNGDRKGGHLLPAPGGRLYGIDHGVTFNADDKLRTLLWGWAGEPLTPEAVEVLDRLAAALEPGAPLVTRLAELITAAETEALRARVAGLRETGLHREPSGEWPAIPWPPV, encoded by the coding sequence ATGCCCGCGCCAGAACGGATACCGCCGGGGCGCCTGACCGACGCGGAGCACGTCGCCCTGCTGGCCGAGGGCACGCTGACCGTCCTCGGGCAGGTCCGCGGCGCGTCCAACGCGGTGCTGTACTGCTCCGTCGCCCACGAGGGCGCGGAGGCGTACTGCGTGTACAAGCCCGTGGCCGGCGAGCAGCCGCTCTGGGACTTCCCCGACGGCACCCTCGCCCAGCGCGAGGTGGCCGCCTACGAGGTCTCCGAGGCCATGGGCTGGGGGCTGGTCCCGCCGACCGTGCTGCGGGACGGGCCGTACGGCCAGGGCATGTGCCAGCTCTGGATCGAGGCCGAGGAGCCGGGCGAGGACGAGCCGGGGCTGCTCGCGCTGGTCGAGGACGAGGAGCCCGGCGAGGGCTGGAAGGCCGTCGCGTTCGCGGAGGTGGGGGAGGGGAAGACCGCCCTGCTGGTGCACGCGGACGACCCCCGGCTGCGGCGGCTCGCCGTCCTGGACGCCGTCATCAACAACGGCGACCGCAAGGGCGGCCACCTGCTGCCCGCGCCCGGCGGCCGGCTCTACGGCATCGACCACGGGGTGACCTTCAACGCCGACGACAAGCTGCGCACCCTGCTCTGGGGCTGGGCGGGCGAGCCTCTGACCCCCGAGGCCGTCGAGGTCCTGGACCGGCTGGCGGCCGCCCTGGAGCCCGGGGCCCCGCTGGTCACCCGGCTGGCCGAACTCATCACGGCGGCCGAGACCGAGGCCCTGCGGGCCCGGGTGGCGGGGCTGCGGGAGACCGGGCTGCACCGGGAGCCCAGCGGTGAATGGCCCGCCATCCCCTGGCCGCCCGTCTGA
- a CDS encoding DUF3090 domain-containing protein — protein MSRQVFLYDPPDRFVAGTVGLPGRRTFFLQASSGGRVTSVALEKTQVAALAERVDELLDEVVRRTGGNSPVPAVAPMDVTDTAPLDVPVEEEFRVGTMALAWDGEEQRMIVEAQALVELDADSVEDLAEAEERLLQDEENGPPMLRVRLSGAQARAFAKRALDVVNAGRPPCPLCSLPLDPEGHVCPRQNGYRRGA, from the coding sequence GTGTCCCGTCAGGTGTTCCTCTACGACCCCCCGGACCGCTTCGTGGCCGGCACGGTCGGGCTGCCTGGACGCCGTACGTTCTTCCTGCAGGCATCCTCAGGCGGACGTGTCACCAGCGTGGCCCTGGAGAAGACCCAGGTCGCCGCGCTCGCCGAGCGCGTGGACGAACTGCTGGACGAGGTCGTCCGCCGCACCGGCGGGAACTCCCCGGTGCCGGCCGTCGCCCCGATGGACGTCACGGACACCGCGCCGCTCGACGTCCCCGTCGAGGAGGAGTTCCGCGTCGGCACCATGGCGCTCGCCTGGGACGGCGAGGAGCAGCGCATGATCGTGGAGGCGCAGGCCCTGGTCGAGCTGGACGCCGACTCCGTCGAGGACCTGGCCGAGGCCGAGGAGCGGCTGCTCCAGGACGAGGAGAACGGCCCGCCGATGCTCCGCGTCCGGCTCTCCGGCGCCCAGGCCCGTGCCTTCGCCAAGCGGGCCCTGGACGTGGTGAACGCCGGCCGGCCGCCCTGCCCGCTGTGCAGCCTGCCGCTCGACCCGGAAGGACACGTATGCCCGCGCCAGAACGGATACCGCCGGGGCGCCTGA
- a CDS encoding histidine phosphatase family protein gives MPTLILVRHGRSTANTAGVLAGRTPGVALDERGAAQAAALPGRLAALPLAAAVSSPLQRCRETLEPLLAARPDLPLHVEDRISECDYGDWSGRKLAELTDEPLMTVVQQHPSAAAFPGGESMRAMQARAVDAVREWNARIESEHGENAAYVMCSHGDIIKSLVADALGMHLDLFQRVHADPCSVTAIRYTRLRPYLLRLGDTGDLAGLAPRDPGPDAAAGGDAAVGGGAGAP, from the coding sequence ATGCCCACCCTGATCCTCGTACGCCACGGACGCTCGACCGCCAACACGGCCGGGGTGCTCGCGGGCCGGACCCCCGGCGTCGCCCTGGACGAACGCGGCGCCGCGCAGGCCGCCGCGCTCCCCGGCCGGCTGGCCGCGCTGCCGCTCGCCGCCGCCGTCAGCAGCCCCCTGCAACGCTGCCGGGAGACCCTGGAACCCCTGCTGGCCGCCCGCCCGGACCTGCCGCTGCACGTCGAGGACCGGATCAGCGAGTGCGACTACGGCGACTGGTCGGGCCGCAAGCTCGCCGAGCTCACCGACGAACCGCTGATGACCGTGGTCCAGCAGCACCCCTCCGCCGCCGCCTTCCCCGGCGGCGAGTCGATGCGGGCGATGCAGGCCCGCGCCGTCGACGCCGTACGGGAGTGGAACGCCCGGATCGAGTCGGAGCACGGCGAGAACGCCGCGTACGTCATGTGCTCGCACGGCGACATCATCAAGTCCCTCGTCGCCGACGCGCTCGGCATGCATCTGGACCTCTTCCAGCGCGTCCACGCCGACCCGTGCTCGGTCACCGCGATCCGCTACACGAGGCTCCGCCCCTATCTGCTGCGCCTCGGCGACACGGGCGACCTCGCCGGACTCGCGCCCCGCGACCCGGGCCCGGACGCCGCTGCCGGCGGGGACGCGGCGGTAGGGGGCGGCGCTGGGGCGCCGTGA
- the corA gene encoding magnesium/cobalt transporter CorA → MRAVIVDCAIYRDGRRTEGPADFSDALARARESGDAFLWIGLHEPTEKEFDLVSHEFGLHPLAVEDALSAHQRPKLEVYDDSLFAVIKPVLYDHDSDTVTTHELMVFMGDSFVVTVRHGEGAPLAAVRRRLEADPEVLKHGPTAVLYAVSDAIVDHYIDVAGELQVDLEELETQVFAPSGTDDSKNTAARIYTFKRQVLEFRRATVPLSAPMARLAGAGVPFVQEHAQPFFRDVQDHLTRANEQVEGLDRLLSDILSAHLAQMGVRQNDDMRKISAWAAMAAVPTMVAGIYGMNFEHMPELRWVGSYPVVLLLMAGAVVGLYRQFKRRGWL, encoded by the coding sequence ATGCGCGCCGTGATTGTCGACTGCGCCATTTACCGCGACGGACGCCGGACCGAGGGCCCCGCCGACTTCTCCGACGCGCTCGCCCGGGCGCGGGAGTCCGGCGACGCGTTCCTCTGGATCGGCCTGCACGAGCCGACGGAGAAGGAGTTCGACCTCGTCAGCCACGAGTTCGGGCTGCACCCGCTGGCCGTGGAGGACGCCCTCTCCGCCCACCAGCGGCCCAAGCTGGAGGTGTACGACGACTCGCTGTTCGCGGTGATCAAACCGGTGCTGTACGACCACGACAGCGACACGGTCACCACGCACGAGCTGATGGTGTTCATGGGCGACTCGTTCGTCGTGACCGTCCGGCACGGCGAGGGCGCGCCGCTGGCGGCCGTACGCCGGCGCCTGGAGGCCGACCCCGAGGTGCTGAAGCACGGGCCGACGGCGGTCCTGTACGCGGTGAGCGACGCGATCGTGGACCACTACATAGACGTGGCGGGCGAGCTCCAGGTCGACCTGGAGGAGCTGGAGACGCAGGTCTTCGCGCCGAGCGGTACGGACGACTCCAAGAACACCGCGGCCCGCATCTACACCTTCAAGCGCCAGGTGCTGGAGTTCCGCCGGGCGACGGTCCCGCTGAGCGCGCCGATGGCTCGGCTGGCGGGCGCCGGGGTGCCGTTCGTCCAGGAGCACGCGCAGCCGTTCTTCCGGGACGTCCAGGACCACCTGACCCGGGCCAACGAGCAGGTGGAGGGTCTGGACCGGCTGCTGTCCGACATCCTGTCCGCGCATCTCGCGCAGATGGGGGTGCGGCAGAACGACGACATGCGCAAGATCTCCGCCTGGGCGGCGATGGCCGCGGTGCCGACGATGGTCGCGGGGATCTACGGGATGAACTTCGAGCACATGCCGGAGCTGCGGTGGGTCGGGTCCTACCCGGTGGTGCTGCTGCTGATGGCGGGGGCGGTCGTGGGCCTTTACCGCCAGTTCAAGCGGCGCGGCTGGCTCTGA
- a CDS encoding ferritin-like domain-containing protein, translated as MLSAKNLFEEILDNDDSFRLFCSIAASGESQGGWENGRIAALVPASQRPLAPKIARHGADEDKHGRIFNALLKKRGLAPGPVPPDTDYTMLLERHGIGLAHEQLGRDEPLTERDIITYLAHSRVTEQRASEQMRLLNKHFADHPELGRAVRMISHDEDNHLAYCHEELLRFARAGHGRTIQHILRECALAEIRVYRDVSLAVMDHMGRVLGWSRAKAAVLAAGIHAVYAYERLGGWRRMVSLAPPARRDALGGPATPAPEYA; from the coding sequence ATGCTCTCGGCAAAGAACCTGTTCGAGGAGATCCTCGACAACGACGACTCGTTCCGGCTGTTCTGCTCCATCGCGGCCAGCGGCGAGTCCCAGGGCGGCTGGGAGAACGGCCGGATCGCGGCCCTCGTCCCCGCGAGCCAGCGCCCGCTGGCCCCCAAGATCGCCCGGCACGGCGCCGACGAGGACAAGCACGGCCGGATCTTCAACGCGCTGCTCAAGAAGCGCGGCCTGGCCCCCGGGCCCGTCCCCCCGGACACCGACTACACGATGCTCCTGGAGCGCCACGGCATCGGACTCGCGCACGAGCAGCTGGGCCGCGACGAGCCGCTGACCGAGCGCGACATCATCACGTACCTGGCCCACAGCCGGGTCACCGAGCAGCGCGCGTCCGAGCAGATGCGGCTGCTGAACAAGCACTTCGCGGACCACCCCGAGCTCGGCCGCGCGGTCCGGATGATCTCCCACGACGAGGACAACCACCTCGCGTACTGCCACGAGGAACTGCTGCGCTTCGCGCGGGCCGGGCACGGCCGCACGATCCAGCACATCCTGCGCGAGTGCGCCCTCGCCGAGATCCGGGTCTACCGCGACGTCAGCCTCGCCGTCATGGACCACATGGGCCGGGTGCTCGGCTGGTCCCGCGCGAAGGCCGCCGTGCTCGCCGCGGGCATCCACGCCGTGTACGCGTACGAACGCCTCGGCGGCTGGCGGCGCATGGTCAGCCTGGCCCCGCCCGCCCGGCGCGACGCCCTCGGCGGACCCGCGACGCCCGCGCCCGAGTACGCCTGA
- a CDS encoding LLM class F420-dependent oxidoreductase: protein MRLGINLGYWGAGMDGDNLAVAQEADRLGYDVCWAAEAYGSDAPTVLAWVAAQTESIDVGSAILQIPARQPAMAAMTAATLDSLSGGRFRLGLGVSGPQVSEGWYGVKFDKPLARTREYVDIVRKAMTRERLSYEGEHWTLPLPDGPGKPLKLTVHPQREHIPLYIAAIGPKNLEQTGEIADGALLIFPSAEHLEETAISHLRAGREKAGKTMEGFDVCPTVPLAVGDDIPGLADMFRPYTALYVGGMGSAKQNFYNRLAQRMGYEKEAAEIQEKYLSGDKSGAAAAVPHQLIDQTTLLGSVDRIAERMQAYAEVGVTTLTLAPAGFTLDERIAALRAGTDALERAGLA, encoded by the coding sequence ATGCGGCTCGGCATCAATCTCGGCTACTGGGGCGCGGGGATGGACGGCGACAACCTCGCCGTCGCACAGGAGGCCGACCGGCTCGGCTACGACGTCTGCTGGGCGGCCGAGGCGTACGGCTCCGACGCGCCGACCGTGCTGGCCTGGGTGGCCGCGCAGACGGAGTCCATCGACGTCGGCTCGGCCATCCTCCAGATCCCGGCGCGCCAGCCCGCGATGGCGGCCATGACGGCGGCCACGCTCGACTCCCTGTCCGGTGGCCGGTTCCGGCTCGGCCTCGGCGTGTCGGGCCCGCAGGTCTCGGAGGGCTGGTACGGCGTCAAGTTCGACAAGCCGCTGGCCCGCACCCGGGAGTACGTGGACATCGTCCGCAAGGCGATGACCCGCGAGCGCCTTTCGTACGAGGGGGAGCACTGGACGCTCCCGCTGCCGGACGGCCCGGGCAAGCCGCTCAAGCTGACCGTGCACCCGCAGCGCGAGCACATCCCGCTCTACATCGCCGCGATCGGCCCGAAGAACCTGGAGCAGACCGGCGAGATCGCCGACGGCGCCCTGCTGATCTTCCCCTCGGCCGAGCACCTGGAGGAGACCGCGATCAGCCACCTGCGGGCCGGCCGGGAGAAGGCCGGGAAGACGATGGAGGGCTTCGACGTCTGCCCGACCGTCCCGCTCGCCGTCGGTGACGACATCCCCGGCCTCGCGGACATGTTCCGCCCCTACACCGCGCTGTACGTCGGCGGCATGGGCAGCGCCAAGCAGAACTTCTACAACCGGCTCGCGCAGCGCATGGGGTACGAGAAGGAGGCCGCCGAGATCCAGGAGAAGTACCTCTCCGGCGACAAGAGCGGCGCGGCGGCCGCCGTACCGCACCAGCTGATCGACCAGACCACGCTGCTCGGCTCCGTGGACCGGATCGCCGAGCGCATGCAGGCGTACGCGGAAGTGGGGGTCACGACCCTGACCCTGGCCCCGGCCGGCTTCACGCTCGACGAGCGGATCGCCGCGCTCCGGGCCGGCACGGACGCGCTGGAGCGGGCCGGGCTCGCGTAA
- a CDS encoding aldo/keto reductase, with translation MEQRHLGRTGLRVSRIGLGTLTWGRDTDEHDAAEQLKVFWEAGGTLVDTADVYGGGEAEYLLGRLVDGLVPRRDLVIATKAGSVADPYRRVDASRGHLLAALDASLSRLGTDYVDLWQLHAFDPDTPLEETLQALDLAVSSGRARYAGVSGFCGWQLAKAATWQLAAPGARTRLAATQMEYSLLQRGVEREVLPAALDLGVGLLPSSPLGRGVLTGKYRTGTPSDSRGASELLAPFVEPYLDEAAGRIVDAVSTAADGLATTPAQVALAWVRDRPGVAAPIVGARNAQQLTEALSVETLSLPDEICQALDDVSAPVHRYPDQDWSTL, from the coding sequence ATGGAGCAGAGGCATCTGGGCCGCACCGGCCTTCGTGTGTCCAGGATCGGGCTCGGCACCCTCACCTGGGGCCGGGACACCGACGAGCACGACGCTGCCGAGCAGCTGAAGGTGTTCTGGGAGGCGGGCGGCACGCTGGTCGACACGGCCGACGTGTACGGCGGCGGCGAGGCCGAGTATCTGCTCGGGCGGCTCGTGGACGGCCTGGTGCCCAGGCGCGACCTGGTCATCGCGACCAAGGCGGGCAGCGTCGCCGACCCGTACCGCAGGGTCGACGCCTCGCGCGGACACCTGCTGGCGGCCCTCGACGCCTCACTGAGCCGCCTCGGCACGGATTACGTGGACCTGTGGCAGCTCCACGCGTTCGACCCGGACACCCCGCTGGAGGAAACGCTCCAGGCGCTGGACCTCGCGGTGTCCTCCGGGCGCGCCCGCTATGCCGGGGTGTCCGGTTTCTGCGGCTGGCAGCTCGCGAAGGCGGCCACCTGGCAGCTCGCCGCGCCCGGGGCGCGGACCCGGCTGGCGGCGACGCAGATGGAGTACTCGCTGCTCCAGCGCGGCGTGGAGCGCGAGGTGCTGCCCGCCGCGCTCGACCTCGGCGTCGGCCTGCTGCCCTCCTCGCCACTGGGCCGGGGCGTGCTGACGGGCAAGTACCGCACGGGGACCCCGTCCGACTCGCGCGGCGCGTCCGAGCTGCTGGCCCCCTTCGTGGAACCGTATCTGGACGAGGCGGCGGGCCGGATCGTGGACGCGGTGTCGACCGCCGCCGACGGGCTGGCCACCACGCCGGCGCAGGTCGCGCTGGCCTGGGTCCGGGACCGGCCCGGCGTCGCGGCCCCGATCGTCGGCGCGCGCAACGCGCAGCAGCTGACGGAGGCGTTGTCAGTGGAGACGCTTAGTCTTCCTGACGAGATCTGCCAGGCGCTGGACGATGTGTCGGCGCCCGTGCACCGCTATCCCGACCAGGACTGGAGCACGCTGTGA
- a CDS encoding helix-hairpin-helix domain-containing protein, with translation MTALPRGESPGSPATDDDTAAADAASEAPDHDDSHDGPRAEPGERAEPSADGGAVAGEAPDGGPGPESGAEGAPALSEAEAEIAAQRELRERIEKRKAEKDGPIDAGGKLSGTAADLLAAVRAVEGGQKPATAFYDSPAPTPARRTTAPAPAPVREQAPAPRAASPESVASVAAVLSAGGAPAALGGPAAALLGDRAAELLREDPWQLLALPGVGPEQADGFARALLGAACGPDDERRTAALTGWVLEQAALRGHTALDADRVREALAGRGVSDPEAAVQHAVAEGVVLVFQDGPEEQEDQEQGDEEAAEAGAPGPVLLGLDRYALAEESLADGLARLVNGGDKEADWSEAAAAAPSPSAAELIRAAAAHGLVAHTGGEAARAEPAALIAAARGLGLRALGAAHSVDGRRRLAQDTGDPEAAVTLAGLLSGAEGPGRDEEGALALDLLVVLDAPQLDVETGAMLVESLGDGVRLVLSGDPGVLGSAGAGQVFADVLAARACPRVSSRTPDPGPVGELVSGIGIGELNHVEAPGKEVVIVPVRDAGEAVHRTVQLVADSVPRALGVPSEDTQVITVGHGGAAGTRVLNEALKQRLNPGPGRFGGFDPGDRVAHVPAPGRTVPGVVVSADAEGLHLDCAGTPVVVPQDRVADSVRHAWALSAHQAAGMRWPAAVVVLPGDAARGLSRPWVYTAFGRGERHLSVVHGVDQALPRAVAEVPAQERSTRLRALLEASQGAQEPVER, from the coding sequence GTGACCGCGCTACCCCGGGGCGAATCCCCCGGCTCCCCGGCCACCGATGACGACACGGCTGCCGCCGACGCGGCGAGCGAGGCGCCGGACCACGACGACTCGCACGACGGGCCGCGCGCTGAGCCCGGCGAGAGGGCTGAGCCGTCGGCCGACGGAGGCGCCGTAGCGGGCGAGGCGCCGGACGGGGGCCCCGGTCCGGAGTCCGGCGCCGAAGGCGCCCCCGCGCTTTCCGAGGCCGAGGCCGAGATCGCCGCTCAGCGGGAGCTGCGGGAGCGGATCGAGAAGCGGAAGGCCGAGAAGGACGGGCCCATCGACGCCGGGGGGAAGCTGAGCGGAACCGCCGCCGATCTGCTGGCGGCCGTCCGGGCCGTGGAGGGCGGGCAGAAGCCCGCCACGGCGTTCTACGACTCGCCCGCACCGACGCCCGCCCGCCGGACGACGGCCCCCGCCCCGGCCCCGGTACGGGAACAGGCCCCCGCACCCCGGGCCGCCTCGCCCGAGAGCGTCGCCTCCGTGGCGGCCGTGCTGTCCGCCGGAGGGGCCCCCGCCGCGCTGGGCGGGCCCGCCGCCGCGCTGCTCGGCGACCGGGCGGCCGAGCTCCTGCGCGAGGACCCCTGGCAGCTGCTGGCCCTGCCCGGCGTCGGGCCCGAGCAGGCGGACGGCTTCGCCCGGGCGCTGCTCGGCGCCGCCTGCGGGCCCGACGACGAGCGCCGCACCGCCGCCCTGACCGGCTGGGTCCTGGAGCAGGCCGCGCTCCGGGGCCACACCGCGCTGGACGCGGACCGGGTGCGCGAGGCGCTGGCCGGCCGGGGCGTGAGCGACCCCGAGGCGGCCGTGCAGCACGCCGTCGCGGAGGGCGTCGTGCTGGTCTTCCAGGACGGCCCGGAGGAGCAGGAGGACCAGGAGCAGGGCGACGAGGAGGCGGCCGAGGCCGGCGCGCCGGGCCCCGTGCTCCTCGGCCTCGACCGGTACGCGCTGGCGGAGGAGAGCCTGGCCGACGGACTGGCCCGGCTGGTCAACGGGGGCGACAAGGAGGCGGACTGGTCGGAGGCGGCGGCCGCCGCGCCCTCCCCGTCGGCCGCCGAGCTGATCCGCGCGGCCGCCGCCCACGGCCTCGTCGCGCACACGGGCGGCGAGGCGGCCCGGGCCGAGCCGGCCGCCCTGATCGCCGCCGCCCGGGGGCTCGGCCTGCGCGCCCTGGGCGCCGCGCACAGCGTGGACGGCCGCCGACGGCTCGCCCAGGACACCGGCGACCCGGAGGCGGCCGTCACCCTCGCCGGGCTGCTGTCGGGCGCCGAGGGGCCGGGGCGGGACGAGGAGGGGGCGCTCGCGCTCGACCTGCTCGTCGTGCTGGACGCGCCCCAGCTGGACGTGGAGACCGGCGCGATGCTGGTGGAGTCCCTGGGCGACGGCGTCCGCCTGGTCCTCAGCGGCGACCCGGGTGTGCTCGGCTCGGCGGGCGCCGGGCAGGTGTTCGCCGATGTGCTGGCCGCCCGCGCCTGCCCCCGCGTCTCCTCCCGCACCCCGGACCCGGGCCCGGTCGGCGAGCTGGTCTCGGGCATCGGCATCGGTGAGCTGAATCATGTGGAGGCGCCGGGCAAGGAGGTCGTCATCGTCCCGGTCCGGGACGCGGGCGAGGCGGTCCACCGCACGGTGCAGCTCGTCGCCGACTCGGTGCCGCGCGCCCTCGGGGTGCCGTCCGAGGACACCCAGGTCATCACGGTGGGCCACGGCGGCGCCGCGGGCACCCGGGTGCTGAACGAGGCCCTGAAGCAGCGGCTCAACCCGGGCCCCGGCCGCTTCGGCGGGTTCGACCCGGGCGACCGGGTCGCCCATGTCCCGGCGCCGGGGCGGACGGTGCCCGGCGTGGTCGTCTCGGCCGACGCGGAGGGGCTGCACCTGGACTGTGCGGGGACCCCCGTCGTCGTACCGCAGGACCGGGTGGCGGACTCCGTGCGCCACGCGTGGGCGCTCAGTGCCCATCAGGCGGCCGGGATGCGGTGGCCGGCGGCCGTCGTGGTGCTGCCGGGCGACGCGGCGCGCGGGCTGAGCCGGCCGTGGGTCTACACCGCGTTCGGCCGGGGCGAGCGCCACCTCTCCGTGGTGCATGGCGTGGACCAGGCCCTGCCGCGCGCGGTGGCCGAGGTGCCCGCCCAGGAGCGCAGCACGCGCCTGCGGGCCCTGCTGGAGGCATCCCAGGGGGCCCAGGAGCCCGTGGAGCGGTGA
- a CDS encoding DUF5703 family protein, whose product MPEYEFVDVYVPRGVSRKDTARLLTDHAEYGHWELDRLTLRRDGSRRVRLRRRIIRQLRATW is encoded by the coding sequence ATGCCGGAATACGAATTTGTCGATGTGTACGTGCCACGCGGGGTGTCCCGGAAGGACACGGCCCGCCTGTTGACCGACCATGCCGAGTACGGGCACTGGGAGCTGGACCGTCTGACGCTGCGCCGGGACGGCAGCCGCCGCGTGCGGCTGCGCCGCCGGATCATCCGTCAGCTACGGGCCACATGGTGA